One region of Solanum pennellii chromosome 6, SPENNV200 genomic DNA includes:
- the LOC107022259 gene encoding uncharacterized protein LOC107022259 yields the protein MGFTSTEKEDLASYQLRDVSQIWRIARSLKRSGANDQEKTRFKKKVQSQGESRSAKFKVEKGGGSKDGNPTCEKCGKKHYGECLLGTRSCFGCSKDRHNVRDCPMIDSRGKEGKQVASSVPKDDTLTNRHFYALRSRVEKPDEKNSDDDVVKIFFLIVI from the exons ATGGGGTTTACATCAACGGAGAAGGAGGATTTGGCTTCATATCAATTGAgagatgtttctcaaatatg GAGGATTGCTAgaagcttgaaaaggagtggcGCTAATGATCAAGAGaaaactaggtttaagaagaaggTTCAATCTCAAGGAGAATCTAGGAGTGCTAAGTTCAAggttgagaaaggaggtggttccaaGGATGGCAATCCTACTTGTGAAAAGTGTggaaagaaacattatggtgagtgtctattgggtaccAGAAGTTGCTTTGGTTGTAGTAAAGATAGGCACAacgtgagagattgtcctatgattgATTCTAGAGGGaaagagggtaagcaagttgcttCTAGTGTTCCGAAGGATGATACTTTAACAAAcaggcatttctatgcactccgttCTAGAGTGGAGAAGCCGGATGAGAAGAACAGTGATGATGATGTCgttaaaatcttttttcttattgtgatatga